A single window of Halobacterium jilantaiense DNA harbors:
- a CDS encoding heme-binding protein, with protein sequence MADAPPTDEGWFVLHDFHTVDWDAWRDAPERDREAALNDAEAFLEHRESLARADEGDSAVFSITGHKADLMFVHFRETLDELDRIERSFEQTALAEYTEQSHSYVSVVEISGYTVPEYFEDPDSVDAGVKQYLEGKLTPEIPDDTYVSFYPMSKRRQPEQNWYDLPLEERAEMMEVHGDLGKEYAGKVSQVIASSVGLDDMEWGVTLFADDLTDIKDIVYEMRFDEVSAKYGAFGDFFVGRRFPPSDLPAFMAGEEVPAPEDTGHHHGEGGHAHGEGDAHHGDSDGHHDGDTEDTHHGTGDEADDGIRGELEDQDIYAGQPHGEDVYATVLYSEADADELFEEVDGLRGNFEHYDTHVKTAVYDGHEADRRAVVSIWDTASAADTAAGFLSELPEVVERAGEESGFGTMGMFYETKPEHTDDFVEKFDTVGEVLAGMDGHFDTDLMVNVENEDDMFIASQWRSQEDAMAFFRSDDFSDTVDWGRDVLADRPRHVFLA encoded by the coding sequence ATGGCAGACGCTCCACCGACTGACGAGGGCTGGTTCGTGCTCCACGACTTCCACACCGTGGACTGGGACGCGTGGCGGGACGCGCCCGAGCGCGACCGAGAGGCCGCGCTCAACGACGCCGAGGCGTTCCTCGAACACCGGGAGTCGCTCGCTCGCGCCGACGAGGGCGACTCCGCCGTGTTCTCCATCACCGGCCACAAGGCCGACCTCATGTTCGTGCACTTCCGGGAGACGCTGGACGAACTCGACCGCATCGAGCGGTCGTTCGAGCAGACGGCGCTGGCGGAGTACACCGAGCAGTCCCACTCGTACGTCTCCGTCGTGGAGATTTCGGGCTACACCGTCCCCGAGTACTTCGAGGACCCCGACTCCGTGGACGCCGGCGTCAAGCAGTACCTGGAAGGGAAGCTCACGCCGGAGATTCCGGACGACACGTACGTCTCCTTCTACCCGATGAGCAAGCGCCGGCAGCCCGAGCAGAACTGGTACGACCTCCCGCTGGAGGAGCGCGCCGAGATGATGGAGGTCCACGGGGACCTCGGGAAGGAGTACGCCGGAAAGGTCAGCCAGGTCATCGCGTCCTCCGTCGGCCTCGACGACATGGAGTGGGGCGTGACGCTGTTCGCGGACGACCTCACGGACATCAAGGACATCGTCTACGAGATGCGCTTCGACGAGGTGTCCGCGAAGTACGGCGCGTTCGGCGACTTCTTCGTCGGCCGCCGGTTCCCGCCGAGCGACCTCCCGGCGTTCATGGCCGGCGAGGAAGTCCCCGCCCCCGAGGACACCGGCCACCACCACGGCGAGGGCGGGCACGCCCACGGAGAGGGTGACGCCCACCACGGCGACAGCGACGGGCACCACGACGGTGACACCGAGGACACACACCACGGGACCGGCGACGAGGCCGACGACGGCATCCGCGGCGAACTCGAAGACCAGGACATCTACGCCGGCCAGCCCCACGGCGAGGACGTCTACGCCACCGTCCTCTACTCGGAGGCCGACGCCGACGAGCTCTTCGAGGAGGTCGACGGGCTGCGCGGGAACTTCGAACACTACGACACCCACGTGAAGACCGCCGTCTACGACGGCCACGAGGCCGACCGGCGCGCCGTCGTCTCCATCTGGGACACCGCCAGCGCCGCCGACACGGCCGCCGGCTTCCTCTCCGAACTCCCCGAGGTCGTCGAGCGCGCCGGTGAAGAGTCCGGGTTCGGCACGATGGGGATGTTCTACGAGACCAAGCCCGAACACACCGACGACTTCGTCGAGAAGTTCGACACCGTCGGCGAGGTCCTCGCAGGCATGGACGGCCACTTCGACACCGACCTGATGGTGAACGTCGAGAACGAGGACGACATGTTCATCGCCAGCCAGTGGCGCTCCCAGGAGGACGCCATGGCGTTCTTCCGCAGCGACGACTTCAGCGACACCGTCGACTGGGGCCGCGACGTGCTCGCGGACCGCCCGCGCCACGTCTTCCTCGCGTAG
- a CDS encoding PadR family transcriptional regulator produces the protein MRKSGPPKGLVSYLVLELLAEQPRYGYEILKEIESLSGGHWEPSYGSVYPILYKFEEEGYAERLEVEDEPDRKYFELTDAGREELDQKREEVGETGEDLFDVILGFYHMFAVLGTDERFEVENPAVGEGWRFDEDFSAWIVEQVVRHHEHYFSDFERIEDTPEEFVERMGLD, from the coding sequence ATGCGAAAGAGCGGTCCGCCGAAGGGCCTAGTCTCGTACCTGGTCCTGGAGCTACTGGCCGAACAGCCCCGGTACGGCTACGAGATTCTCAAGGAGATCGAGTCGCTGTCCGGTGGGCACTGGGAGCCCTCCTACGGCTCGGTCTACCCCATCCTCTACAAGTTCGAGGAGGAGGGGTACGCCGAACGCCTGGAGGTCGAAGACGAACCCGACCGGAAGTACTTCGAACTCACCGACGCCGGCCGGGAGGAACTCGACCAGAAACGCGAGGAAGTCGGAGAGACGGGCGAAGACCTCTTCGACGTCATCCTCGGCTTCTACCACATGTTCGCCGTCCTCGGGACCGACGAGCGCTTCGAGGTCGAGAACCCGGCCGTCGGCGAGGGGTGGCGTTTCGACGAGGACTTCTCGGCGTGGATTGTCGAACAGGTGGTTCGGCACCACGAACACTACTTCTCTGACTTCGAGCGCATCGAGGACACCCCCGAGGAGTTCGTCGAACGGATGGGCCTCGACTAG